The following coding sequences are from one Leishmania braziliensis MHOM/BR/75/M2904 complete genome, chromosome 36 window:
- a CDS encoding putative aldehyde dehydrogenase, with the protein MSKLFRTVGAKGFQPFDWANAAQYASGTPIMMKPACYINGAWVASALSDKTVSVEDPCTNQVIGAIPCMGYAETTAAIEAAKAAFESWRQVMPRQRAAAVRRWGELILQRRDVIANILSRESGKVIAEGKGEVLYAQGYADWYAGEAERIYGDIIPGPRPGVQTTVFREPVGVVGIITPWNFPAAMITRSACGAIAAGCTVVLKPAELTPFTAMALAQLADEAGIPPGVFNVVAGDAPRIGDALVESVDVRKISFTGSTRVGKHLYRRCAETMKRVGMELGGNAPCIVFEDADLPRAADQLIAAKFRNAGQTCISVNRALVQASVYEEFKSLMAERVRALKVGNSLDPSVKVGAVIGSATLKRMTRVVEDAVEKGGTVMVGGKALEGDGYFFEPTLLTDVPHDTALCCQDELFGPVLPLVPFDTEEEVVKMANETRAGLASYFFTNDYRRQHRVARALRYGMVGVNDSTLSNPGAPFGGVKESGLGRDGSKYGIDSFVDVKYVLFSTL; encoded by the coding sequence ATGTCGAAGCTGTTCCGCACGGTGGGTGCAAAGGGGTTCCAGCCCTTTGATTGGGCTAACGCGGCGCAGTACGCCTCGGGCACCCCAATCATGATGAAGCCAGCCTGCTACATCAACGGCGCGTGGGTGGCAAGCGCGCTGTCGGACAAGACGGTGAGCGTCGAGGACCCTTGCACAAACCAGGTTATCGGTGCCATTCCATGCATGGGGTACGCGGAGACGACGGCCGCTATCGAGGCGGCCAAGGCTGCGTTTGAGAGCTGGAGGCAAGTGATGCCGCGTcagcgcgccgcggcggtgcggcgctgggGAGAGCTCATTCTTCAGCGCCGTGACGTCATCGCAAACATTCTCTCTCGCGAGTCCGGCAAAGTCATCGCGGAGGGAAAGGGCGAGGTGCTGTACGCCCAAGGGTACGCGGACTGGTACGCTGGTGAGGCGGAGCGCATCTACGGCGACATCATCCCTGGTCCTCGCCCAGGCGTGCAGACGACCGTCTTTCGGGAGCCGGTTGGCGTTGTCGGCATCATCACACCGTGGAACTTTCCGGCAGCGATGATCACGCGTTCTGCCTGCGGTGCCATTGCAGCCGGCTGCACTGTTGTGCTCAAGCCAGCGGAGCTCACGCCGTTCACAGCCATGGCGCTTGCCCAGCTGGCCGACGAGGCTGGCATCCCGCCAGGCGTCTTCAACGTCGTCGCCGGTGATGCCCCCAGGATCGGCGACGCACTTGTCGAGTCCGTCGACGTACGCAAGATCTCCTTTACCGGCTCCACCCGTGTCGGCAAGCACCTTTACCGTCGATGCGCCGAGACGATGAAGAGGGTCGGCATGGAGCTTGGCGGCAACGCGCCGTGTATTGTCTTTGAGGATGCCGACCTGCCTCGAGCCGCTGATCAGCTCATCGCCGCAAAGTTCCGCAACGCGGGCCAAACGTGCATCTCCGTGAACCGTGCGCTCGTGCAGGCGAGTGTCTATGAGGAGTTCAAGAGCCTCATGGCCGAGCGGGTGCGCGCGTTGAAGGTGGGCAACAGCTTAGACCCCTCCGTGAAGGTCGGTGCCGTGATTGGCAGTGCGACGCTCAAGCGCATGACTCGCGTGGTGGAGGACGccgtggagaaggggggcaCGGTGATGGTGGGCGGAAAGGCTCTGGAGGGCGACGGCTACTTTTTCGAGCCGACGCTGCTCACCGATGTGCCGCACGACACAGCGCTGTGCTGCCAGGACGAGCTCTTTGGCCCTGTTTTACCCCTCGTGCCGTTCGACACTGAAGAGGAGGTCGTAAAAATGGCCAACGAGACGCGGGCCGGATTGGCCTCGTACTTTTTCACCAACGATTACCGTCGCCAGCACCGCGTCGCGCGGGCGTTACGCTACGGCATGGTGGGTGTGAACGACAGTACACTTTCCAACCCGGGGGCTCCATTTGGGGGAGTCAAGGAGAGCGGGCTTGGTCGGGACGGGTCCAAGTACGGCATTGACTCCTTTGTCGACGTCAAGTACGTCCTCTTTTCCACTCTTTAG
- a CDS encoding putative exoribonuclease 2, with protein sequence MGIAGFFLWLQRWYGDCVDNVPQDVVDAAFKGQALPRSHASAYSYDNFYVDMNGLIHPCCHDTAPLPEPENEEEMFERMFDQLDLLVRVVRPKKCLVLCIDGVAPRSKMNQQRSRRFRAADERLESDAISNACADRIVSEYSLPRPRVRERWDHNVITPSTAFMERVALALEWYIMKKLNEDAEWRHLTVVFSDAHVPGEGEHKIMQYIRGLRSQPGYDYNTTHVIHGMDADLICLGLSTHEKHVCILRNQLTETFQPDHNRFCYFNLQMYRMKLMKDFANIEGMQFERVVDDFIFLCFFVGNDFLPHVPLVSIKTRGIELLLDHYVRDFALHGYLTHLGEVDYAHLHIFLMNFASKCMIKLTKEYYGIVRARERAKQHVEERITKTEAQVSEVLGTLLPDRSNAQEVSDVLLGLMSSVRKERTRLVVDKQPLGFSYLDKMYRDAYYQQKFGWDHSINRAAFENQIRLCCAEYLRGMQWVMRYYTKGCPSWEWYFPYHYAPLLQDLAAFTATVNVEMRMSAPLHPVEQLLAVLPRLSVHALPEELHEAVNDPKSLLGKFYPDMVDVDFSEANFSYQGVLRIPFINCEALSRACRKLVELEEDFGSTFLYCHESTLLAKQLDALTGPSNSALPVATGLTPPVVPIPASVASTTPIAGRVGRYEAEWPRHEELQCPDPGMAKFTRYGKRIKENQVNQYRYELSTQADYRPILMAAETTTNNATAAASKRSKRLAGKDSPPQRRQRDRDADHVVSSKDEKHKRSFSRHDDNRDKRKRHRSDGEREQDGKSRRRSKNGDARESSSSSPHTSSSRDRSGHDHGTRHSRRLRDCCKEGKKKSSQHEIRSRESTSEAHPAPSSSSSQRAKKKSRDGKKESRTSTKVASTKTLRRGHRQRHTRERSA encoded by the coding sequence ATGGGCATTGCCGGCTTCTTTTTGTGGTTGCAGCGGTGGTACGGCGATTGCGTCGACAACGTCCCTCAGGATGTGGTAGATGCTGCCTTCAAGGGTCAGGCGCTTCCGCGCAGCCATGCCAGCGCGTACTCGTACGACAACTTCTATGTGGACATGAACGGGTTAATTCACCCGTGCTGCCACGACACGGCGCCGCTACCGGAGCCAGAgaatgaggaggagatgTTTGAGCGCATGTTTGACCAGCTGGACCTCCTAGTCAGGGTGGTGCGTCCCAAGAAGTGCCTCGTACTGTGCATTGACGGCGTCGCCCCACGTAGCAAGATGAATCAGCAGCGTAGCCGTCGCTTCCGCGCCGCAGATGAGCGCCTGGAGAGCGACGCCATCTCGAACGCCTGCGCGGACCGTATCGTTTCCGAGTACAGCCTTCCCCGGCCACGCGTCCGGGAGCGCTGGGACCACAACGTCATAACCCCATCCACGGCATTCATGGAGCGCGTTGCTCTCGCGTTGGAGTGGTACATTATGAAGAAGCTGAACGAGGACGCTGAATGGCGCCACTTGACAGTcgtcttctccgacgcgcacgtgccgGGCGAGGGTGAGCACAAGATCATGCAATACATCCGCGGCCTCCGCTCGCAGCCCGGCTACGACTACAACACTACCCACGTGATTCACGGAATGGATGCCGACCTCATCTGCCTTGGTCTGTCCACGCATGAGAAGCACGTGTGCATCTTGCGCAACCAGCTCACCGAGACGTTCCAACCAGATCACAACCGCTTCTGCTACTTTAACCTACAGATGTACCGCATGAAACTCATGAAGGACTTCGCGAACATCGAGGGAATGCAGTTCGAGCGCGTCGTCGATGACTTCATCTTTCTCTGCTTTTTTGTCGGTAACGATTTCCTGCCACACGTGCCGCTTGTGTCTATCAAGACGCGCGGCATTGAGCTGCTCCTCGATCACTATGTGCGTGACTTCGCGCTGCACGGCTACTTGACTCACCTGGGCGAGGTGGACTACGCCCATCTGCACATCTTTCTCATGAACTTCGCTTCCAAGTGCATGATTAAGCTGACGAAGGAGTACTACGGTATCGTCCGCGCTAGGGAGCGCGCGAAGCAGCACGTGGAGGAGCGCATCACCAAGACTGAGGCGCAAGTATCGGAGGTGCTGGGAACGCTACTGCCAGATCGCAGCAATGCACAAGAGGTCAGTGACGTGTTGCTGGGGCTCATGTCATCTGTGCGAAAAGAGCGTACCCGTCTCGTGGTGGACAAGCAGCCGCTCGGTTTTTCCTACCTCGACAAGATGTACCGCGACGCGTACTACCAACAGAAGTTTGGGTGGGATCATTCGATCAATCGTGCCGCCTTTGAGAACCAAATTCGGCTCTGCTGTGCCGAGTACCTGCGTGGAATGCAGTGGGTGATGCGCTACTATACGAAGGGGTGCCCGTCGTGGGAGTGGTACTTTCCGTACCACTAcgccccgctgctgcaggactTGGCGGCATTCACAGCGACAGTGAATGTCGAAATGCGGATGAGCGCCCCTCTTCACCCagtcgagcagctgctggcggtgctgccgcggttGAGCGTGCACGCCCTGCCtgaggagctgcacgagGCTGTGAATGACCCAAAGTCTCTCTTGGGCAAATTCTACCCGGACATGGTAGACGTCGACTTTAGTGAAGCCAACTTCTCGTACCAGGGGGTACTGCGTATTCCCTTCATTAACTGCGAGGCCCTCAGTAGGGCGTGCCGAAAGCTGGTCGAGTTGGAGGAGGACTTTGGCAGCACCTTCCTCTACTGCCATGAGTCCACCTTACTTGCGAAACAGTTGGACGCGCTGACTGGTCCGAGCAACAGCGCATTGCCGGTAGCTACCGGCCTGACACCGCCTGTGGTGCCGATCCCCGCCTCGGTGGCATCGACGACACCGATTGCCGGTCGCGTGGGGCGCTACGAGGCGGAGTGGCCGCGACACGAGGAACTGCAGTGCCCCGATCCCGGCATGGCCAAGTTCACGCGCTACGGGAAGCGTATCAAGGAGAATCAGGTGAACCAGTACCGCTACGAGCTTAGCACCCAGGCCGACTACCGTCCCATCCTCATGGCTGCGGAGACGACGACCAACAACGCgacggcagctgcgtcgAAGAGGTCTAAGCGACTGGCAGGGAAAGAttcaccaccgcagcgccgccagcgggATCGTGATGCAGACCATGTTGTCAGCAGCAAAGACGAAAAACACAAGAGGAGTTTCAGCAGACACGATGACAACAGGGACAAGCGCaagcgccaccgcagcgacggcgagagagagcaggaTGGAAAGAGTCGACGCCGCAGCAAGAACGGCGACGCGAGGGagtcctcttcttcctcaccTCACACATCGTCCTCTAGGGATCGCTCAGGCCATGATCACGGCACTCGGCACAGCAGGAGGCTGAGGGATTGCTGcaaggaggggaagaagaagagctcACAGCACGAAATTCGATCACGCGAGAGTACTAGTGAGGCTCACCCCGCACCCTCGTCTTCATCATCTCAGcgcgcgaagaagaagagtcGAGACGGGAAGAAGGAGTCGAGGACGTCCACAAAAGTGGCGTCGACCAAGACATTGCGGCGAGGTCATCGACAGCGGCACACGCGGGAGAGGAGCGCTTGA